The sequence below is a genomic window from Oscillospiraceae bacterium.
GAACGTCTTTTGACGTTGACACAAAAACCATGCGGCGACGAGACAGCGCTGATGCCTTTCCCCCGTTTATTTCAATCGAGCGGTAATCCATATTCCATAAAAACACGGCGGCGATTTCAAATTTGAGGAGTAAATGCATGACTGAGCGGGAAAAGATGTTGGCCGGACAGCTTTATGATTGCGGCGATGCGGAATTATTGAAGCAATGGCACAAAGCGAAAGATTTAATGAGAGATTATAACAATACCGACTCGGCGGATATAGAGAAGAAGAAAAATATTTTAAAGCAGCTGTTGGGTGGAAGCGGAGATAGCCTTTGGATTACAGCCCCGTTCTATGTTGACTATGGCAACAATATTTACTTTGGGAATAACTGTGAAGTCAATATGAATTGTACTTTTTTAGATGATAATATCATCCAAATTGGAAATAATGCGCTCATTGCGCCCAATGTGCAAATTTATACCGCATATCATCCAACAAACGCTATCGCCCGCTTCGGGCAGCCAGGACAAGATGGTTCCTTCGCGTTTTGTAAAACACAAACCGCGCCGGTTATCATTGGGGATCGTGTATGGATTGGGGGAGGGGCCATCATCATGCCGGGCGTTACGATTGGGGATAACGTCGTAATTGGGGCAGGGAGTGTCGTCACAAAAGATATTCCCAGCAATTCCATAGCATACGGAATTCCTTGCCGGGTGGTGAGGGAAAACAACTGAATTTCTGTAACGCACATTTTCCAATTTACCGGTTGTATTTATCCGCGCCATTGTGGTATCAGACGTAGTAACGACTCAACAAAAGTTGAAGGCGGGGACGGAATGGACGAAAGAGAATTGCTCGAGCACCTGGATCGGCTGCACACAACGGATATGGGGGCCGCCAGGATCAAGCGGAACCTGGCGCTTACGGCGCCCGACGCCGTGGCCTGGTGCAGGGATCGCATCCTGCGCCCGGACGCGCGGATTACGCGCGCGGGCAAGAACTGGTATATCGCCACAGACGGCTGCCGGATCACCGTGAACGCCTCCAGCTACACGGTCATCACGGCCCACAAGGAGGAGACTTGAGGCATGGCGGACACAAACATCAAGCTGTACATGGTCACGATGGACTGCAAGGACCCCTACGCGCTGGCAAAATTCTACGCGGATCTGCTCCAATGGGTCATCCCGTTCCACGACGAGGACTGGGCCTGCGTGGGCCCCCCGGGGACGGAGCAGGGGGCCTACCCCGGCATCACGTTCCAGCGCAATCCCGCGTAC
It includes:
- a CDS encoding maltose O-acetyltransferase codes for the protein MTEREKMLAGQLYDCGDAELLKQWHKAKDLMRDYNNTDSADIEKKKNILKQLLGGSGDSLWITAPFYVDYGNNIYFGNNCEVNMNCTFLDDNIIQIGNNALIAPNVQIYTAYHPTNAIARFGQPGQDGSFAFCKTQTAPVIIGDRVWIGGGAIIMPGVTIGDNVVIGAGSVVTKDIPSNSIAYGIPCRVVRENN